In one Mucilaginibacter sp. PAMB04168 genomic region, the following are encoded:
- a CDS encoding heavy metal translocating P-type ATPase, whose product MAAQSITTITFPVTGMTCAGCASSVESMLGAQNGVEQAAVNFATQTVKVEFHPEIVAPEVLKRSLQSVGYDLLIDTANGKEQQEQLRQTHYRSLKRKILWAGALTLPVVIIGMFYMDIPNANYIMLLLTAPVLFVAGRNFFTGAWKQAKHGRANMDTLVAMSTGIAFLFSVFNTVYPDFWHRQGLHPHVYYEAASVVIVFIMLGKLLEEKAKSNTSSAIKKLIGLQPKTVLLITPAGEKVTPIEEVKIGDLLLVRPGEKIPVDGTVQQGHSYIDESMISGEPVAVAKQSGDPVFAGTINQKGSFQFRTEKVGSETLLGQIINLVQEAQGSKAPVQKLVDKIAGIFVPVVMLIALITLGAWLLFGGQQALTQGLLAMVTVLVIACPCALGLATPTAVMVGIGKGAENGILIKDAEALEIGYQVNAVVLDKTGTITEGKPVVTDLVWAKQVSGKENPLAAILLSLELQSEHPLAAAVVAYLKEQNTETVASTYFHSLTGLGIEGMFNGQPFYAGNLKLVESSKTNLPDELRDAAKTLSGSGKTVIYFASHLAVLAVIALQDRVKSTSAKAIAELQGGGITVYMLTGDHAVTAAYIGKEAGITEIIAGALPAAKADFVKTLQSEGKIVAMVGDGINDSQALAQANLSIAMGHGSDIAMDVAKITLVSSDLLQIPKALKLSRLTVRTIRQNLFWAFIYNLIGIPLAAGILYPFNGFLLNPMIAGAAMALSSVSVVSNSLRLKYSKINI is encoded by the coding sequence ATGGCAGCGCAATCGATCACCACAATTACTTTTCCCGTTACCGGCATGACCTGTGCAGGCTGCGCATCAAGCGTTGAATCAATGCTCGGCGCACAAAACGGTGTTGAGCAAGCGGCTGTGAACTTTGCAACGCAAACCGTAAAGGTCGAATTTCACCCTGAAATCGTTGCACCAGAAGTGTTAAAACGTTCATTACAGTCGGTAGGTTACGACCTGCTCATCGATACAGCTAACGGTAAAGAACAGCAGGAACAACTCCGGCAAACTCATTATCGTTCCTTAAAAAGAAAGATACTCTGGGCCGGTGCCCTTACCTTACCCGTAGTGATCATCGGTATGTTCTATATGGACATACCTAATGCCAATTACATCATGTTATTGCTGACCGCGCCCGTGCTTTTTGTTGCAGGACGTAATTTCTTTACCGGAGCCTGGAAACAGGCTAAGCATGGACGGGCCAATATGGACACGCTGGTAGCGATGAGTACGGGCATTGCTTTCCTTTTCAGCGTCTTCAATACCGTTTACCCCGATTTCTGGCACAGGCAGGGCCTGCACCCGCATGTATATTACGAGGCGGCTTCGGTTGTTATCGTTTTTATCATGCTGGGAAAGTTACTCGAGGAAAAGGCCAAATCTAACACTTCTTCCGCTATCAAAAAGCTAATCGGACTCCAACCAAAGACTGTTTTACTGATCACTCCGGCAGGTGAAAAGGTTACGCCTATAGAAGAGGTCAAAATTGGTGACTTACTGCTCGTCCGTCCCGGTGAAAAGATTCCGGTCGATGGCACGGTGCAACAGGGCCATTCTTATATCGATGAAAGCATGATCAGCGGTGAACCTGTCGCTGTAGCAAAGCAAAGCGGCGACCCGGTTTTCGCGGGCACGATCAATCAAAAAGGCAGTTTTCAGTTCCGTACTGAAAAAGTCGGCAGTGAAACGCTCCTCGGACAGATCATTAACCTTGTACAGGAGGCGCAGGGCTCTAAAGCGCCGGTTCAAAAACTGGTCGATAAAATTGCAGGTATATTCGTACCGGTCGTAATGCTGATCGCGCTGATAACATTAGGTGCCTGGCTGCTATTCGGCGGTCAGCAAGCCTTAACGCAAGGGCTTTTGGCAATGGTGACGGTGCTGGTGATCGCCTGTCCTTGTGCGCTTGGCCTGGCTACGCCCACCGCTGTAATGGTCGGTATTGGCAAGGGCGCTGAAAATGGCATCCTGATCAAAGATGCGGAAGCGCTCGAAATCGGTTATCAGGTGAATGCAGTCGTACTGGATAAAACAGGGACGATCACGGAAGGAAAACCAGTGGTAACAGACCTGGTCTGGGCAAAGCAGGTTTCAGGAAAAGAAAATCCCTTAGCTGCCATACTGTTATCACTGGAACTGCAATCAGAACATCCTCTCGCGGCAGCCGTGGTAGCGTACTTAAAAGAGCAAAACACTGAGACCGTAGCGTCAACCTATTTTCATAGCCTCACAGGCCTGGGAATTGAAGGCATGTTTAACGGACAGCCGTTTTATGCCGGTAATCTGAAACTGGTAGAATCCTCTAAAACTAACTTGCCTGATGAACTTCGCGATGCGGCCAAAACGCTATCAGGTTCGGGTAAAACGGTCATTTATTTCGCTTCACATCTGGCGGTACTGGCTGTTATCGCCCTGCAAGACCGTGTCAAAAGTACTTCTGCAAAAGCGATTGCCGAATTACAAGGCGGTGGTATCACGGTCTATATGCTCACCGGTGACCACGCGGTTACTGCTGCATATATTGGTAAAGAGGCTGGTATCACAGAAATTATCGCGGGGGCCTTACCCGCCGCTAAAGCGGATTTTGTGAAAACGCTGCAAAGCGAGGGTAAAATAGTCGCGATGGTAGGCGATGGTATCAATGACAGCCAGGCGCTGGCACAGGCTAACCTTTCCATAGCGATGGGTCACGGCTCGGATATTGCGATGGATGTGGCTAAGATCACGCTCGTGTCTTCAGATCTGTTGCAGATACCGAAAGCCCTTAAATTGTCCCGGCTCACTGTTCGTACAATTCGGCAAAATCTGTTCTGGGCATTTATCTATAACCTCATCGGCATTCCGCTGGCTGCCGGCATATTGTATCCGTTCAACGGCTTCCTGCTTAATCCCATGATCGCGGGTGCAGCTATGGCCCTTAGTTCTGTATCGGTGGTCAGCAACAGCCTTCGGCTTAAATATTCAAAAATTAACATATAG
- a CDS encoding heavy-metal-associated domain-containing protein, with translation METLKFKTTIKCGGCIATVTPVLNNLDGVQKWEVDTANPDKVLTVDTNKGLNPNEVISALKTKGFQAEVIK, from the coding sequence ATGGAAACTCTAAAATTCAAGACCACCATCAAATGTGGTGGCTGCATAGCAACGGTAACCCCGGTACTTAATAATTTGGACGGCGTACAAAAATGGGAGGTCGATACGGCTAACCCTGATAAGGTACTGACTGTAGATACAAATAAAGGTTTGAATCCTAATGAAGTGATTAGCGCATTGAAGACCAAAGGCTTTCAGGCAGAAGTCATCAAATAA
- a CDS encoding helix-turn-helix domain-containing protein gives MTLYIKNMVCDRCIMVVKQQLENLGFRVTAIALGSADVQPEPDAVQLSAVSSALKLLGFELIDNEKDRVVQRIKDLIIEKVHHSDLADNRLSFSDYLSDQVHKDYTYLSRMFSESEDTTIEKFIIQQKIEKVKELLEYGELNMNEIAWKMGYSSSAHLSTQFKTITGLTPSQYKSSDQLPRKSLDKV, from the coding sequence ATGACATTATATATTAAAAATATGGTTTGCGACCGCTGCATTATGGTCGTTAAACAACAACTGGAAAATTTAGGTTTCCGCGTCACTGCAATTGCTCTAGGCAGCGCGGATGTACAGCCTGAGCCGGATGCCGTTCAATTAAGTGCTGTTTCCTCCGCTCTGAAGCTGCTTGGCTTCGAACTGATTGACAATGAAAAAGACCGCGTTGTGCAGCGCATCAAAGACCTGATCATTGAAAAGGTCCATCACAGCGACCTTGCCGACAATCGCCTTAGTTTTTCAGATTACCTGTCCGATCAGGTTCATAAGGATTATACCTACCTCAGCCGGATGTTCTCGGAATCCGAGGATACCACCATAGAAAAATTCATTATTCAGCAAAAGATCGAAAAAGTGAAAGAACTGCTGGAGTACGGCGAACTCAACATGAATGAGATCGCCTGGAAAATGGGCTACAGCAGCAGCGCCCATTTGTCCACACAGTTCAAAACCATAACCGGGTTAACGCCGAGCCAGTATAAATCGTCCGATCAGCTGCCCAGAAAATCATTAGATAAGGTATAA
- a CDS encoding multicopper oxidase domain-containing protein translates to MKNLKTVLLISYLCVTLVAHAQQHEMPGMNMNSSQKNQPEKSKISQTNPKTKASTAQKRSRKRTANRKGVGSMIGMKMNHSNSGIMPGRKMPEKSAANSMQNMDMSEPAHGMSMGTGSMPGMKMTAQPANPGDTIKSTSSTLNDHLIHAGKRVYYDLNIGDTIVNYTGKRVKALAINGQIPGPVLRFTEGDTAYIRIHNHRKTTTSIHWHGLLVPNKYDGVPYISTVPIEPGTTFTNVIPIRQTGTYWYHTHTELDEQAGLYGPIVIQPQVRKDNYPEQVFMLSDWTDYRPKEVLRMLKRGSDWFSIQRGSVLSYGGAIEKGYLSDKLKLDWMRMPAMDLVDVKYDRFLANGQGNQDFTRFKAGETVKMRIINGSASSYFWLNYAGGSMTVIAADGLAVKPVQVDKILIGTAETYDVLIKIPASGKYEFRATAQDITGKVSAWFGSGKEFKTTDIPKVPYYRFTHTFNQMMGMMNMPMNSVPNSKVKNDGLEFSKSDGMMKMGNMKMNGQDPSRQNMQKMNMPGMKMDQMSGMASDSSKNGKQDKEKTPGMAMQPGMDDMNMGGMAMKMKDDGKGTPMGPGQSMLLGLGGKGKILSYDMLEANSTTAIEGKHTVRTYHLYLTGSMLRYTWFINNKPLSEADRLLIRKGEIVRFVFHNTTMMEHPMHLHGHFFRVLNAKGDSAPLKHTVSIEPMKVQTIEYLADEAHDWFFHCHTLYHMMSGMARVVRYEDSPSNPDVAKYQPNNPVINDDRQFYTWAQLSFHSQTNTGSIFVSNTRYEFNANYRASYDGRYEFEPRAERYLDNPQYLAAYIGGSFEKNTKGGRFTQYSENSAVVGLRYLLPLFIQTDARVNSKGKFRFALSREDIPLSSRLYLGASYNTDKEFQMDTRYVLTKYFALSLSYDNQYGFGGGLTVIY, encoded by the coding sequence ATGAAAAACCTGAAGACAGTACTCCTAATAAGTTATCTCTGCGTGACTTTGGTTGCCCATGCCCAACAACATGAAATGCCCGGTATGAACATGAATTCATCGCAGAAAAATCAGCCTGAAAAATCAAAAATTTCGCAAACAAACCCGAAAACGAAAGCGAGTACGGCGCAAAAGCGATCGAGGAAAAGAACGGCGAACAGGAAAGGTGTGGGTAGCATGATTGGAATGAAAATGAACCATTCCAATAGTGGTATAATGCCCGGAAGAAAAATGCCGGAAAAGTCCGCTGCAAATAGCATGCAAAATATGGACATGTCTGAGCCAGCACATGGAATGAGTATGGGAACAGGCAGCATGCCGGGCATGAAGATGACCGCACAGCCGGCGAATCCAGGCGATACCATTAAAAGTACGTCATCCACACTAAATGATCACCTTATTCATGCAGGCAAACGGGTATATTATGATCTTAATATCGGCGATACCATAGTTAACTACACCGGTAAGCGCGTCAAAGCCCTGGCTATTAACGGCCAGATACCAGGCCCTGTTTTAAGATTTACGGAAGGTGACACGGCTTATATCCGTATCCATAACCACCGAAAAACTACAACATCTATCCACTGGCACGGCTTGCTCGTACCCAATAAATACGATGGCGTACCTTACATCAGTACCGTGCCTATAGAACCAGGCACGACGTTTACGAACGTCATACCCATCCGTCAGACCGGTACCTACTGGTATCATACTCACACCGAGTTAGACGAGCAGGCTGGCCTATACGGCCCTATTGTGATACAGCCGCAGGTTCGCAAAGATAATTACCCGGAACAGGTCTTTATGTTGTCCGATTGGACCGATTACCGGCCAAAAGAGGTTTTAAGAATGCTTAAGCGGGGCAGCGACTGGTTCTCTATCCAGCGGGGCAGCGTACTGAGCTATGGCGGAGCTATAGAAAAGGGTTACCTGAGCGACAAATTGAAGCTGGACTGGATGCGTATGCCAGCGATGGACCTTGTGGATGTAAAATATGACCGTTTTCTGGCCAACGGGCAAGGCAATCAGGATTTTACACGGTTCAAGGCTGGGGAAACCGTGAAGATGCGCATCATTAATGGTTCAGCGTCCAGTTACTTCTGGCTTAATTATGCAGGCGGGTCAATGACCGTGATAGCTGCGGATGGCTTAGCTGTAAAGCCAGTTCAGGTCGATAAAATTTTAATTGGAACAGCTGAGACTTATGACGTGCTCATTAAGATACCTGCCTCCGGTAAATATGAATTCCGGGCCACGGCGCAGGATATTACCGGAAAAGTTTCGGCATGGTTTGGTAGCGGCAAAGAATTTAAAACCACGGACATTCCAAAAGTGCCCTATTACCGGTTTACCCATACTTTCAATCAAATGATGGGCATGATGAATATGCCCATGAACTCCGTTCCGAATTCCAAAGTAAAAAACGACGGTCTCGAGTTTTCAAAAAGTGATGGGATGATGAAGATGGGAAATATGAAGATGAATGGACAAGATCCCAGTCGTCAAAATATGCAGAAAATGAACATGCCCGGAATGAAGATGGATCAAATGTCCGGAATGGCCTCCGATAGTTCAAAGAATGGAAAGCAAGATAAGGAAAAAACGCCGGGTATGGCCATGCAGCCGGGAATGGACGATATGAACATGGGTGGGATGGCTATGAAAATGAAAGATGATGGGAAAGGAACGCCTATGGGGCCCGGCCAATCCATGCTGCTGGGTTTAGGCGGGAAAGGAAAAATTCTAAGCTATGATATGCTGGAGGCTAATTCTACTACAGCCATTGAAGGAAAGCACACTGTTCGAACCTATCATTTATATCTTACTGGCAGCATGCTACGTTACACCTGGTTTATCAATAATAAACCGCTATCAGAAGCAGACAGGTTACTAATCAGGAAAGGAGAAATTGTCCGCTTTGTGTTTCATAATACGACGATGATGGAACACCCGATGCACCTGCACGGACATTTTTTTCGTGTACTGAATGCTAAAGGCGATTCCGCACCACTTAAACATACGGTGAGTATTGAACCGATGAAGGTACAAACGATAGAGTATCTGGCCGACGAAGCACACGACTGGTTTTTCCATTGCCACACACTTTATCACATGATGTCAGGTATGGCAAGGGTGGTACGTTATGAAGATTCGCCAAGTAACCCTGATGTAGCGAAATATCAGCCGAACAACCCGGTAATTAATGATGACCGGCAGTTTTACACCTGGGCGCAGCTGTCCTTTCATTCTCAGACCAACACCGGAAGCATCTTTGTCTCCAATACCCGTTATGAGTTCAATGCAAACTACCGTGCGAGCTACGATGGAAGATACGAATTTGAACCGCGCGCGGAACGTTACCTGGATAACCCGCAATACCTTGCGGCTTATATCGGTGGAAGCTTTGAAAAAAACACGAAGGGTGGCCGGTTCACACAGTATAGTGAAAATAGTGCAGTTGTAGGCTTAAGATACTTGTTGCCGCTATTTATACAAACGGATGCACGCGTCAACTCAAAAGGAAAGTTCCGATTTGCTTTGAGCAGGGAAGACATCCCGCTTTCCAGCAGGCTTTATCTTGGTGCGTCTTATAATACTGACAAGGAATTCCAAATGGATACGCGGTATGTGCTCACCAAATATTTTGCGTTATCACTCAGTTACGATAACCAGTACGGCTTTGGAGGGGGCCTTACTGTCATTTACTAA
- a CDS encoding DUF305 domain-containing protein: MKTSIVMIPLFALGATGMNAEMAMNGRLMSSHYYPTTDVSMLAQMQGDPLMEAMNKMMKEMHAQQMKGNIDLDFATMLRIHHMGAIDMAKVEVQQGKDAVMKSLAQKIVDAQTKEVTELDQLIPTLQSGNKNYDPANKNSGAGKAMSDNMMAMMKTGNMSMSSIDHEFADMMTKHHKDGLIMAKSILANAKNGKLRSMAQKSIPEQTSDISKMEHWMQSHK, encoded by the coding sequence ATGAAAACATCAATTGTAATGATTCCACTTTTTGCGCTAGGCGCAACAGGAATGAACGCCGAAATGGCAATGAACGGCCGATTAATGAGCAGCCACTACTATCCAACGACGGATGTATCAATGTTAGCTCAAATGCAAGGCGACCCGCTTATGGAAGCAATGAATAAAATGATGAAGGAGATGCATGCTCAGCAGATGAAGGGTAATATCGACCTTGATTTTGCAACTATGCTCAGAATTCACCACATGGGCGCAATTGACATGGCCAAGGTGGAAGTGCAGCAGGGTAAAGATGCCGTAATGAAAAGTTTGGCACAAAAAATAGTGGACGCGCAAACTAAGGAGGTTACAGAGCTTGATCAATTAATCCCTACCCTACAAAGCGGAAATAAAAATTATGATCCGGCCAATAAAAATTCAGGTGCGGGTAAGGCTATGAGTGACAATATGATGGCGATGATGAAAACTGGGAACATGTCCATGTCTTCCATAGATCATGAATTTGCAGATATGATGACCAAGCACCACAAAGACGGGTTGATAATGGCGAAAAGCATCTTAGCAAATGCAAAAAATGGCAAGCTCCGATCGATGGCTCAAAAATCCATTCCTGAACAAACCAGTGATATCAGTAAAATGGAACATTGGATGCAATCACATAAATAA
- a CDS encoding DUF305 domain-containing protein, with amino-acid sequence MKNVIKLTWLLVIAGFFAACTKDNNEIKIQNHDQDQMMSIMHQMMSKMDTMKMTKDPDNDFAMMMRMHHQGAIDMANLELKSGSDATMKQMAQSIMTSQQAEITQLTAFLASHPPHTNDPNFDTMQMDNMKKAGKQADLQIINGDIDHDFAILMIGHHQSAIENARLELLHGQEQRMKTMATNIIDAQMKEIDQFQDWLLARGNK; translated from the coding sequence ATGAAAAACGTAATAAAATTGACCTGGCTACTGGTTATCGCAGGCTTTTTTGCTGCCTGTACGAAAGACAACAATGAAATCAAAATTCAGAATCACGATCAGGATCAGATGATGAGCATTATGCATCAAATGATGTCGAAAATGGATACCATGAAGATGACTAAAGATCCCGACAACGATTTTGCTATGATGATGCGCATGCACCATCAGGGCGCAATTGATATGGCCAATCTCGAACTGAAAAGTGGCAGCGATGCAACAATGAAACAAATGGCCCAATCTATTATGACCAGCCAACAAGCAGAAATAACGCAGCTTACCGCCTTTCTCGCCTCCCATCCACCTCATACCAACGACCCTAATTTTGATACCATGCAGATGGATAACATGAAAAAAGCAGGAAAACAGGCGGATTTGCAGATCATAAACGGGGACATCGACCACGACTTTGCTATTCTAATGATCGGCCACCATCAAAGTGCAATTGAAAACGCTCGTCTCGAACTTTTGCATGGGCAGGAACAGCGTATGAAAACGATGGCTACCAATATTATCGATGCACAAATGAAGGAAATAGATCAGTTCCAGGACTGGCTATTGGCCAGGGGCAATAAATAA
- a CDS encoding four-helix bundle copper-binding protein, translated as MSLGSGFSAHLCRVCADVCKACGDECAKHDMEHCQACAEACRKCAEACEEMATAA; from the coding sequence ATGAGTTTGGGAAGCGGGTTCAGTGCACACTTGTGCAGGGTCTGTGCAGATGTTTGTAAAGCGTGCGGAGATGAATGCGCCAAGCACGATATGGAGCATTGTCAGGCTTGTGCGGAAGCTTGCCGCAAATGCGCCGAAGCTTGTGAGGAGATGGCAACTGCCGCTTAA
- a CDS encoding DUF305 domain-containing protein, which yields MEKGNYKKFVLMLLASYIVMYAIMYLDDDQIDHIYLNMTRFYMTLIMISAMALIMLAMMRMMYQNKKLNAIIVISSVAVFGLALTGVRTQAGIGDVQYMKGMIPHHSIAIMTSKHANIKDPEVKKLSRDIIDAQEKEIAEMKQILSRMEK from the coding sequence ATGGAAAAAGGAAATTATAAAAAATTCGTCTTGATGCTGTTGGCATCCTACATCGTCATGTACGCTATCATGTACCTGGACGATGACCAAATTGACCATATTTATCTTAATATGACGCGGTTTTATATGACGCTCATCATGATCAGCGCGATGGCTCTCATCATGCTTGCCATGATGCGGATGATGTACCAGAATAAAAAGCTCAATGCGATCATTGTTATTTCCAGCGTCGCTGTTTTTGGGTTAGCACTGACAGGCGTTCGTACACAGGCCGGTATTGGTGACGTACAATACATGAAAGGGATGATCCCGCACCATTCCATTGCCATTATGACCAGTAAACATGCCAACATCAAAGATCCGGAAGTGAAAAAACTATCCCGTGACATTATTGATGCACAGGAAAAGGAGATTGCTGAAATGAAGCAGATTCTAAGTAGAATGGAAAAATAA
- a CDS encoding DUF3347 domain-containing protein, protein MKKTFLLVAFIATAFTQQLFAQDAKTSSLSSLLSSYYGVKDALVTSNSPDAATHATEFLKAINGVDMKTLDKPEMDTFMLLQEKLAFDARHISESKDIAHQREHFANFSLNFFNLAKAVKLSDKPVYYAYCPMKKSYWLSAEAAIKNPYYGNQMLTCGKVTETLNK, encoded by the coding sequence ATGAAAAAGACATTTTTACTGGTTGCCTTCATTGCAACTGCGTTTACACAACAACTTTTTGCCCAGGATGCGAAAACATCATCCCTTTCTTCTTTATTGTCCTCTTATTACGGCGTCAAAGACGCGCTTGTCACCTCAAACAGCCCGGACGCAGCCACTCATGCTACCGAGTTCCTGAAAGCGATCAATGGGGTCGATATGAAGACGCTGGACAAGCCGGAGATGGACACTTTTATGCTTTTACAGGAAAAGCTTGCCTTTGATGCGCGGCATATTTCGGAGAGCAAGGATATCGCCCATCAGCGGGAACACTTTGCCAATTTCTCGTTGAACTTCTTCAACCTGGCAAAAGCAGTAAAATTATCGGATAAGCCGGTTTATTATGCTTATTGCCCGATGAAGAAAAGCTATTGGCTTTCTGCTGAAGCTGCGATCAAGAACCCATACTACGGAAACCAAATGCTCACCTGTGGCAAGGTTACCGAAACCCTTAATAAATAA
- a CDS encoding DUF3347 domain-containing protein: MKNLIIVSLAITAVSFTACNNNKSTSTSTATDSTKTANTPGQSATSSKPATAVNGLVGSYLELKNALAQDNSKDAATAGKALADGFGKFDKSALSATQKKSFEDIADDAHEMAEHIGESAGKLPHQREHFDMLSKDMYDLVKLFGAGRSLFVDHCPMYNDKKGAIWLSESKEIKNPYMGSGMSTCGNVKEELK; the protein is encoded by the coding sequence ATGAAAAATTTAATCATAGTTAGCTTAGCCATCACCGCAGTTTCATTCACAGCTTGCAATAACAATAAATCCACATCAACCTCCACGGCTACTGATTCAACCAAAACGGCAAATACGCCAGGACAATCCGCTACTTCTTCAAAGCCTGCTACAGCGGTAAATGGCCTCGTTGGCAGTTATTTGGAATTGAAAAATGCGCTGGCGCAAGACAACAGTAAGGACGCTGCAACGGCTGGTAAAGCCCTCGCTGATGGTTTTGGAAAGTTTGATAAGTCCGCACTTTCAGCCACCCAGAAAAAATCTTTCGAGGACATTGCCGACGACGCGCATGAAATGGCCGAGCACATTGGCGAAAGCGCGGGAAAACTGCCGCATCAGCGTGAACACTTTGATATGCTGAGCAAAGATATGTATGATCTGGTCAAGCTTTTCGGTGCGGGACGGTCATTATTCGTCGATCATTGCCCCATGTATAATGATAAAAAAGGGGCGATCTGGCTAAGTGAAAGTAAAGAGATCAAAAACCCCTATATGGGTTCAGGCATGTCAACCTGCGGAAATGTGAAGGAAGAATTAAAATAA
- a CDS encoding heme-binding domain-containing protein, with product MNRTVKIIGSGALLLAAMQFFPRDHNQGKAPAGKTMAEVIQVPSNAQVILKRSCYDCHSDHTNYPWYAQLQPFRYILDGHIRRGKNELNFDEFGDYAARRQRSRIRAIGESLEEGTMPLSSYTIIHRDAILNKEDKATLLSWAKEASSTLP from the coding sequence ATGAACAGGACGGTTAAGATCATCGGATCAGGGGCGCTGCTGCTTGCTGCTATGCAATTTTTCCCGCGCGACCATAACCAAGGAAAAGCTCCTGCCGGTAAAACGATGGCAGAGGTTATCCAGGTTCCATCAAACGCTCAGGTCATATTGAAACGGTCATGTTATGATTGTCATAGCGATCATACCAACTATCCCTGGTACGCGCAACTGCAGCCATTCCGGTATATACTGGATGGTCATATCAGGCGCGGTAAAAATGAATTAAATTTTGACGAATTCGGTGATTACGCTGCCAGGCGGCAGCGAAGCCGCATAAGGGCCATTGGCGAAAGCCTGGAAGAAGGTACCATGCCCTTAAGCTCCTATACGATCATACACCGTGATGCGATACTTAATAAAGAAGATAAGGCAACGTTGCTGAGTTGGGCTAAAGAAGCCAGCAGCACCCTGCCGTAA